The genomic interval CATACGCGGCATGGAGCCGAAATACAATGTGATGATGGTTAATGGCGTTCGCATGCAATCCACCGACCGCGATGATCGCAGTGTCGATTTGAACATGATTTCTCCCAATCTTCTTTCCGGAATCGAAGTGACTAAAGCCGTAACCGCCGATATGGATGCAGACGCGGTTGGTGGTACGGTGAATTTAAAGATCAGCCAAGCCAGCGAAGGATTTCATGTCAATTTCAGTGCTCAGGGCGGCTATGGTTCGGTGGCGAATAATTACGGCAATTATAAAACCACCGGCTTGGTCAGCAATCGTTTTTTCAATAACAAGCTGGGCGTTCAAGTGGCGGGATCGATCGACGAGTATGATAGAAGTTCTGATGTTTTGAGCGCAAGTTATACCACCAATGAAGAACAGACGAAAATTAAAGGTCTGACCGTGATAGATCTCAACAGTGTCGGGATCAGCGACATGGCAACGACTCGTAAAAGAAGCGGCGGCGGGCTGATTTTGGATTACCGGATGCCCAACGGCAACTTGCTGTTAAGCAATTTCGTCAGCAACCTGTCCTCTGATTATATCTCGATGGAAAATTCACTCGGTGTACAGGGCAGCCAGTTTAATTCCATCTCACGCGTGGGAGATGACAACAGCAATACGGTTTATAGCAATGCCTTGCAGGGAGATTTTGATTTGTTCGGCGCAAAAATGGATTTTTCGTTATCCAATTCAGTTTCCCGGCAGGACGTTCCTGATAATCTGTACATGCGCGTCATCGCGGAGCAAGACCAGAAGGGTTTTGAGACGCCGCTGAATGAAACGGCAACCCCCAGCGAGTTTCTCAACAGTGTCAAAGTCTATCATAATATCTTTCGCGTAAAGCACTTGGAATCTTTGCAGCGGGATGTCGTTGAGAGTGAACAAAACGCCATGATCGACTTTAGCATTCCTTACAGCTTTACCAATCATCTGACGGGAAATATCAGATTTGGCGGAAAATATCGATACGATAAGCGTGAAAACGATGAAACGGTCCGTTGGGTACACCCGGATCGAGACAAGCCGAGCCAAGTGTTCACTGCGATGATGAAGGATTCTTTATGGACCGATCTCGGCTTGGTGCTCGATGACACGGGCAATGGCATCCATGCCCATCTCTTTGAAGATGCGGACTATGATATCGGCAATTTCCTCTCCGGCCGGGAGAACGTCAACAAGTTCTATTACACCGCGGACATTGATAAAATGCGCCACTATGAGACGCTCGCACGCAAATGGGGTTATTACTTTTTGGATCCACTGTCATCCAATCAGTACGATTATACTTATAAGGGGACTTTGTATGCGTATTATATCATGACTGAATTGAATCTAGGAAGATATGTCATGCTCATGCCCGGCATCCGCTACGAAAATTGGACCACTGATTACGATGCCTTTGGGACTACCTATATCGGCCCAGAATGGTATGATTATTATAATGAAAAGGTGACCTCAAAGAGAGAGAGAGAGCGTTGGTTCCCGCAAATCCATTTGCGCCTCAAGCCTGTCGATTGGTTTGATTTGCGTCTCGCGAGCACACGAACCATTATTTATCCCGATTATAGGGCTTTTTCACCCTATTATTATCATGATAAAGGCGCTCCGGCGCTGGTCCTGGGAAATACGGAACTGGTGCCCGCCATTGCGCAGAATTATGATATCTATGCCTCTCTTTATCATAACTATATCGGTCTGTTGACTTGCGGTTACTTTTATAAAGAGATAGATGACTTGATCACCCCGTTCACGTTTCAAACCACCGATGCGAGCAAAATTAACTACAAAGTTCCATTGCACCAGACTAAGAATACCGTTATCGGAACCTGGATCAATCTCAAAGACAGAACGTTCGTCAGGGGGTTCGAGGTGGACTGGCAGACCAATTTCTGGTATTTGCCTTCCATGCTGAGCGGTCTGGTTTTTAATATCAATTATTCGCATATGAAATCCGAAACCAAGTATCCTTATCAAACGATGGTGAAAAAAGGTACCGGTCCTTTCGGCAAAATGGTCTATGTCGATACGACAAGGGCCGGCCGCATGCCGCAACAGGCTGACGATATTCTCAATACCACGGTGGGCTACGATTTCCGCGGTTTCTCCGCACGATTATCTTTTTTGTTCCAGGGCAACGTCGTGGGTGCGATTGCCCCTCGAATCGAATTGGATTCTTTTACCGATGATTATTACCGGTGGGATCTGATTGTCAATCAAAAGTTGCCGTGGAAAGGCTTTCAGCTCTACTGCAATGCGAGCAATCTCACCAACCGGCCGGACCGGCATTACACCAGTACGCTGGAGCTGCTTTCCTATGCCGGCTATTACGGGAGAACCGTGGACCTGGGCGTTCGCTACCGGTTTTAGCGGAATGGTTGCACGCTTCCAGGGGGCAGCGTCGTGCAAGACGTAACGTAAAAAAACGACATGATCGAAATCGTTTTCGCTCTACACGGCATACTAAAAATTCTTCAACCTTTAAAAATGAAACGGAGGTGATGCCGACAATCGCAGCGAAACCGGGTGGCCGTGCAAGTTTGATTCAACGGCAGGTTGATACGAATGGAAAGGAGGTGAATGCCCAAAAGTCTTGTCATTTATAACCCAGGGTGTGCGAAGAGTTGAATGACGGTTGCACCAAAAACATAATGAGGAGAACTTGACATGAAAAAATGGAGCATGTTACTGGTTCTTTTGTGCTTAGCGCTTGCAGCCCCGATCTTCGCCCAGGGCGAAAAAATTCTCGACCCCAACGACTACATTAACAATCAAATCCTCGGCGATACCCTTGCAAACGGCGCTCGCGCGCACAGCGTCTATAGACTCGAACGTTCAAAGTTTTATGCGCTGGACGGCCGGATGGACATCAAATTCAAGTTAGAGATCGTGGGACCGGAAAACGGCGGCATGCTGCATGACACCGCCGAAGGACACCCGCCCGTGATCGTCAATACGCCCGATAACCTCGGTAATGCACGCCCCAGCTTTCAACTCTTAGCCGGCGGAGAGCTTATCTTAAAAAATTTCATCATGAGCGGACTGGTCAGCACCGGTTTGATGGTAGGAGACATGATGACCAGTAATGGCGGCAAGCGCTTTGAAGCCCAGAATATGGTTTTCTGTGATTGGGAGGAACGAATTTTCAGAAGCCGCTCGACCGGCATAGACGTCAAGATCACCGACTGCGTCTACTTGAACGGAGGGGGGTTGGACTATGGCGTATTTGACGGAATGTCCACCCGTTTTGACGTAACCGGCAACAGCTTTATTCTGGAAAATAATACCATGGTGAATGTGGGCAGAGAGATATGCAACGCCGGACCTTTTTTGAAAATGAAAACGACCATCCTCCACAACTCGTTCATCAACATGATCAAGTGTGCGCATGAAATGCGTCATAACGAATTCATCAGCGCCAACAATTATTGGCTTAATTGGGAGTTTATCGGCTATGGGCCAAATCAAATAAGAAGCAATGACATTTATCAGATGAATTTCACCACCTATAATGATTATCTGCCGATAAAAGACAAGCTGGATTCGGTGTCCTGCTATTTCGGACAAAACGGCTTTATTATCGAAGATAAGATCAATGCCTGGTTTGCAACCAAAACACCGCAGGACAGCATTCACCAATCAGGATACTGGGAGATCGCGGCTGTCGATTCGTTCGTATTAAGAGACAACAACTATAAAATCGGCACCAATTATCTGAATTTCCATCCCAATTTTGTCAAACCAGCGCATAACACCGACCTGCTCGTTGCCTTCACCGATGCTTATTGGAAGCCGCCGGCTCTGCAACCTCTTCCACCGCCGGATTATCGGGTTCCTTATATCGTCAACTTTACCAGTGAAGGCGTTCCAGTGTGCCATTGGCCGCTGCCGTTTGACCTGCGATATACCAACGAAACGTGGTTGACCGGAGGTTCAGACGGGTTGCCGCTGGGTGATTTGAACTGGTTCCCGGATAAAAAAGCCATCTACCTGGCGAACCGAGATCAGATTATCGCCGCTCTGAGGGATTCCATGATGAACGCTAAAGCGATCTACAAACCACCGGCACGCACCCCTTTTATCACGCCGACGACTTTTATCGCTGATAAAAAGTGCACGACCCCGAACCAGATCGACCTTTTGCAGAATTATCCCAATCCTTTTAATCCTATGACGAATATCACCTATCGTCTGTCGAAACCCGATCATGTATC from bacterium carries:
- a CDS encoding TonB-dependent receptor translates to MEKRISAMLLLLSLTSLVWSGEIKETLRAPESGDVYSSESASKGKNSGTISGVVKDKATGECLPGANVFLKDMSRGAATNVQGEFTITQVPPGTHTLIAKYIGYKEGSLSVVVDPGAKVFRTFNLVYAGIKGETVEITAQAEGQMEAINQQLSARTIKNIVAADRIQEIPDVNAAESVARLPGISIIRSGGEGQKVAIRGMEPKYNVMMVNGVRMQSTDRDDRSVDLNMISPNLLSGIEVTKAVTADMDADAVGGTVNLKISQASEGFHVNFSAQGGYGSVANNYGNYKTTGLVSNRFFNNKLGVQVAGSIDEYDRSSDVLSASYTTNEEQTKIKGLTVIDLNSVGISDMATTRKRSGGGLILDYRMPNGNLLLSNFVSNLSSDYISMENSLGVQGSQFNSISRVGDDNSNTVYSNALQGDFDLFGAKMDFSLSNSVSRQDVPDNLYMRVIAEQDQKGFETPLNETATPSEFLNSVKVYHNIFRVKHLESLQRDVVESEQNAMIDFSIPYSFTNHLTGNIRFGGKYRYDKRENDETVRWVHPDRDKPSQVFTAMMKDSLWTDLGLVLDDTGNGIHAHLFEDADYDIGNFLSGRENVNKFYYTADIDKMRHYETLARKWGYYFLDPLSSNQYDYTYKGTLYAYYIMTELNLGRYVMLMPGIRYENWTTDYDAFGTTYIGPEWYDYYNEKVTSKRERERWFPQIHLRLKPVDWFDLRLASTRTIIYPDYRAFSPYYYHDKGAPALVLGNTELVPAIAQNYDIYASLYHNYIGLLTCGYFYKEIDDLITPFTFQTTDASKINYKVPLHQTKNTVIGTWINLKDRTFVRGFEVDWQTNFWYLPSMLSGLVFNINYSHMKSETKYPYQTMVKKGTGPFGKMVYVDTTRAGRMPQQADDILNTTVGYDFRGFSARLSFLFQGNVVGAIAPRIELDSFTDDYYRWDLIVNQKLPWKGFQLYCNASNLTNRPDRHYTSTLELLSYAGYYGRTVDLGVRYRF
- a CDS encoding T9SS type A sorting domain-containing protein, yielding MKKWSMLLVLLCLALAAPIFAQGEKILDPNDYINNQILGDTLANGARAHSVYRLERSKFYALDGRMDIKFKLEIVGPENGGMLHDTAEGHPPVIVNTPDNLGNARPSFQLLAGGELILKNFIMSGLVSTGLMVGDMMTSNGGKRFEAQNMVFCDWEERIFRSRSTGIDVKITDCVYLNGGGLDYGVFDGMSTRFDVTGNSFILENNTMVNVGREICNAGPFLKMKTTILHNSFINMIKCAHEMRHNEFISANNYWLNWEFIGYGPNQIRSNDIYQMNFTTYNDYLPIKDKLDSVSCYFGQNGFIIEDKINAWFATKTPQDSIHQSGYWEIAAVDSFVLRDNNYKIGTNYLNFHPNFVKPAHNTDLLVAFTDAYWKPPALQPLPPPDYRVPYIVNFTSEGVPVCHWPLPFDLRYTNETWLTGGSDGLPLGDLNWFPDKKAIYLANRDQIIAALRDSMMNAKAIYKPPARTPFITPTTFIADKKCTTPNQIDLLQNYPNPFNPMTNITYRLSKPDHVSLVIYNLLGQEMRTLVDAKQAAGSFSVKWDGLDNAGRPVSGGVYFYRLKIEDRTMSKKMVLMK